AATACCGGCTGAGATGCCGCTGATGAATCCCGTAAATGAATGAAAGAGATATAACCAGTGCTGCGAGTCTGATGAAATCGGTGAGAAAGGACATATATATATCATATCCTGAAAATTCCAGAGAGCCAGTCTTTTTTTACCAATAGAGAAACAAAAGTTGCAGTATGGCAAAAGCAGTTGCTGTTTTTGTACAGCCGAAAAGTTTCTCAAGGGGAAAAAGCGCACTGAGAGAACATGGCACAGCGCTTGCATATAATATTGCGCAACTATGAACACAGGAGTGAAAGTCATGTATGCTGTCGCAGAAAAAGCCAATGATCCTTTAAAAACTTATCTGAACCAGATATCCCGTTTTCAATTACTGACCTTTAATGACGAACAGGAGCTCTTTGCTGAACTGGTAAGCCTGAAGAATACTCTTGCGGAGCTCGCCGAAGCGGAAAAGAGTGCCGATGTCAGTCAGACATATCTATCGGGAAGGAAAGAGTCCTGTCATGCCAGAATTAAAGAGCTTAAAGACCATATGGTGAATTCCAACCTGAGGCTCGTCGTTTCCATAGCCAAAAAATATCAGCACAAAGGGATGTCTCTCCCGGATCTGATTAACGAAGGCAATATAGGATTGATTCTGGCTCTGGACCGCTTTGACTATACAAAGGGATTCCGCTTCTCCACTTACGCCACATGGTGGATCAAACAGGAAATAACCAAAGCTCTGAGCGAAAAGGTCCGTTCTATCCGTCTTCCCGTATACATGAATAATAAGATCAAGCATTTTAAAAGCGTTTTCGATCATCTCACTCAGGATTTCGGACGGGAACCCACTATGGCCGAACTGTCCCTTTTTATGGATATTCCCGAAGAAAAAGTCTGCGAGCTCTTCACCTGCATGAACGATATAACATCATTGGACAGCGTTCTGGAAAGCGACCACAAATCGGACCTGCTGGATTTCCTTATCGATGATTACTCAAGCGGTTTTGTCGACGATTTTTTCCGCAAGGAAATGTGTGAAACCCTCAACAGAGAACTGGCGTCTCTGCCCGAAAGAGAACGGCGCATTATCGAAATGCGCTTCGGCCTGAGAGGACAGGAGCCCCACACTCTGGATACAGCAGGCAAGGAACTGGGTATTACAAGAGAAAGAGTCCGCCAGATTCAGGTCAAAACGATAAATAAGTTAAAAAATTCCGAAAGAATCGGCAGTTTTTTTGCTTAAAACTGTTTAATCCAGTAATATTTGATGAGTATGAAGAAAAAAGCTCTACTCATCATCGACGGTAACAATACAGAAGAAGAAACGGAGCAGATTCAGCAGAAATTGAAGGATATGGCCCGATGGCTTGATATCCGGCTGCTGGTCCGCTCCGAAGATATATCTCTCGATAAACAAGCCGACAGTTTCTTTTCCTCCCCTTCTTCAGCAGAGCTGCATGAAAAAGACTGGAGCCTCATTGGAGAAAATGAAGAACATCTTTTTTTCATTCTCTATGTGGATATGGATTACGAATGGGATCACAGTCTGGAAGAATTGTGGCGCGAGCGCATAGAAGATTACATTTGCAGTTCCGAGCTCGGTGAAGAAGCCGTCTGGAAGCTTTTCTGCGGCAACGATCATTCCAGGAAAAGAATTTATATAACGCCGGTCCGCAAAGACAATCTCAACGCCATAAAAAGCACATTCCGCATTTTTCTCAATAAACAGATGGACAATATTAGAGAGAAGGACAAGCGTGATGTGGAGTTAAGATATTACCTTACGGCCCGGAAGCTTCTTTACAAAAGCGGCGACAGCAGCGAAAGACTGATTCCCGCGTGCAGCAATATATACAAACTGGCGGATTCACTGAAAAAAGAAAGATTGTATATCTCCTCAGAGGTTCTGGCATTGCTGCCCGATAATCTGAGAAACAATTTGAAAGAGACAAAAGAAGAAGGAGATCTTTACTCCTACTCCTTCAACCTCTTAACATAAAATGGATTCCCGGACAAAGCTGCCGGAAAAGGCGAAGCGCTTGTACATGCCATAAAACATTCCATCGGAAATATAGAATTTTCTCACGAGATTATTCACATTAACCGGAACGTGTTTCCATATGTTCTCATCAATAACAAGAGAGTCTCCGCGGCCGAACTTCTTCTCAAATTCAGTAAGCCTGTCGGTAATGGTCTGTTTGTCCCTGTCGTCTTTGTGTGCCGGAATGCTCAATCCCACCAGTTTGACCGCTGCAGGGTCTCCCAGCGAATTGTGGAAGAGATTGTACTCCTCAAGCCAGGAAATGAAACTGAGCGTTCCGTCGAAAAGATCACAGCTTCCCTCGTCAGGTTCTCCCGGAAAGCTGAAATAGAGAGCATCACCCTCCTGTGCCAGGAGTTGACCGGAAACAGTTCCGAACAGGACTTTGGCCTCTTCCAGAATGATCCGGACCTGCTCTTCGAAAGGTTCGCCGTATTGAGCCAGCTTGTCGGTACTCGAGACTATATCGAGTTTCAGATAAATTGATACAGGGCTGGCAGGCTGCCTTTCTCTCAGTCTTTTGCGGCTGACGCGGGCAAAGCCTGTCAGATTATAGGCCTTGCCGTGGAAGATCCCGCTATCGTGAATGTCAGCCATGCGGCTGTAGAGTTTCTCAAGCTGCCTGTCGTTAACATGGCCTGTGAGAATCTGAGCTTTGTCCAGTTTGGATAGAGCGACCGAATGCTTAACATTGCCGAGTTCGTGAATGGTCTCCCTGAAAACGTCCAGAGCCAGTTCCTCCAGGGGAATGGAAGAATTCTCCAGAATCTTTCTCAATTGGTTACGCATTTTACTTTCTCTTAATATAAACTTTTTTAATTCTGCTTCTTCCTATGAAGTACAACTTCATTATCGGATGCGGAAGAGCATAATTTTAGATAATATAACCCTATCCTATTTACCGGATCGGGGAAATAGGCCGTTTGGTCTATTTCCTCCTTTTTTTAGCCGCTCCGCCGCCGCTTCCGCCATAGGCGATCATGATTCCCAGTATAAATCCGAGATTGTAGAGATTGCCTTTATTGTGAACCTCATAGACATTCACCTTGTCGTTGAACAGGGAAATAATGAAGGTGATAAAGGATATGCAGCCATGCCAGAGGCCCATCCAGAATCCAGCCAGTTCACCGGAACCATCGGCGGAACCGACCATTCCATTGGGACCGGGCGCACAGGAAACAAGTATTGATGCCGCTGCGACGGCGGCGGCAATCAAAAAGATATGAGATTTTTTCATTTTCACACTCCTGAGTAGAATTGTAACGCACGCAAAGCGTTGCAAATATAAAAATTATATTAAATATCTTTTGAACTTAAGCGGTTCACTTCTTCAAAAGCATTTTGTAAATCAACAAGAACGGGGTGGTCCGGTTCATCCTTCATAAAGACGTTGAGCATATCCATGGCTCTGGTCATACAGACATAGATAAGGTTCCTGAGCATTTTTTCACTGGTTTCGCCGTTGAAGCTCTCCTCATTCGCCGGGAACAGCCGCGGAAGGAAGAGCAGCACAACTGGCATATCCAGACCTTTTCCCGAGTGAAAGGGCGAAATCCTGATCTGTCCGGAATTGAGGAAATCAAAGGCATCATCCTTGATGTTGATCGTATCATACCCGCTCTCATAAACCATGCGGGCCACTTTCTTTTCCATGACCGAATTGGCGACCAGTATGAATATGTTTTCCGGGTCGTATTCCAGAACATCTATGAGAAAGTGAATCCTTCTTGTGAGGAGCGTATAGAGCTCGGCGGTTTCCGGAGCTGTAAAGAGCTCCGGCTGGGGGCCGTCGCGGAAAGCGGAACTCTCATCGCCGTCCTCGCCGCTGCGGAAGCGCAGAGCCAGATCGTGAATGGAATGAGTGCTTCTGAAATTCGTCCTGAGAAAGGAAGTCCGCCCCTGGATTTTCAACCCCGACCGACTGTAGGGAGGCTGAATGCTGTACAGGCTCTGCCCCAGATCTCCGGCGAGAATGACCCCTTTCCGGACTGTTTTCTTGAGGATTCGCAGTTCCTGGGGTGAGAGATCCTGAGCTTCATCGACAAAAATCGTATCGATTCCCCCGGGTTCGGCGCACGATTCAATAATGCTGCGGCTGAATCCCCGGGAAAGGCGGCCCGATGAAAGCATCTCCTCTTCCATTTTCTCCTTGATCTCCCAGACAAGGACCCTCTTCGCTGTACTCAGCGGAACGGACATTCCCCGCCTGTCAATGGCGAGGTCGATATATTCCTCGCGGGTCACTCCGTTCCAGTACAGGAAATCCTCCACCTCGCAGAGAAGCTGTTTCCAGTCTTCAAAGAGGGTCTGGTCATTGTGCCTGCGGCAGAGTTCCTGCATGATTTTGTAATCGATCACCCCTTTTCCCGTCTCGCGCAGCAAGCCGTTGAGATAAGCATCGACCGTACCGATCATATCATCGGTCCGCGAGTCGAGCTTCATGATTTTTGTTATATACCGATTGTATTTGACCAGGGTTTTGGTATAAGCGAGCAGAACGAATGAACCGTCATTCCAGAGTGATTCGTTGCGGTCGATAATGGCTTTCCGCATGGATTCCAGAAGGAGAAAAGTCTTGCCCGTTCCGGCGGCTCCCCGTATGAGGTAATCGCTTTCCAGGTCGATCCGCCCCAGAACCTCCTTCTGCTCATTGGTCAGGCGGATCAGACTTCTTTCATAATCAAGGCGGGTCCTCGTATAGGCGACCATCCGCTTGAGGTTGTAACTGTAGGTAGCGATGGATTTATATTTTTCGAGCTGCTTTTCCTTATCCCGGAGCTTTTCTTTCAGTTTGAACCGCTCGTCGCGCAATTTCTTGTTCCGTTCCGCCGCGGCGCTGTCCTTCTTTTCATAGAGAGCCAGCTGACTGTTGAGAACGTCCATCTGCAGGAGCATCTCATCGTATTCGCTTTTTTCCGCCTGCCACTGTTCCAGTTGTTCCAGGAGTTTCCGATTTTCCCGCTGGGAACGGAAAATATCCCATTTGAGCTTCCGGAGCTCATCAATTTCCACTTTGCGCGACCGCCGTTCGTTCCAGTGTTCCAGCGTCCCTTCCAGCTGGGCGAGAGCCGCCCCTTCATTGATCCGGCAGAGCCGGCAGAACTGAAGAAAAAGAAAGGTGGCCTGAGTGGCTTCGGCAGATGTAAAATCCTTGAACTCATGACGGACTTCATTGGTTATTCTATGCTCACGGGCTATTGCCCTGAAACATTTGAGATCTGAATTGAAATGTTCATACTCCTGTCCGATATAATCGCCGAGCTTCATAATATTCCGCCCGAAATCGCCGTAACCCGTTTCGGTATAATCGATGGGGGCCTCTTTTTTCAGATAGCTTTCCATATAGGAATGAAGGGCCAGAATGTAGAATCCGGGATCCGATCCGGCGAGATTGACCAGGCGTTCGATAGCGGGCATGATGTTGGAACCTCCGTCCTTATTCTAGTATGAGAAGGGCCGGAATCACAACTCTTTCATCAGGCGGTCCGATTCGACCTTAACCATCTTCATATCCTTTCTGTCGAGTCGGTCCAGGGAAAAAAAGGATTTGTTGAAAAGCGGTGCCAGAATACGGCAGGAATCGCTCCAGGAGCTGTTTGCCGATGAGAGCAGACTGAAGAAATCCTCGACGGGAACGATTGCGAGAGACTGATGGCCCAGACGCCTTCTCCCCCTGGTCCGGAGCTTCCGGTAGATCTTGTGGAGATGTCTCACTTCCGCTTTCTTGGCCGCGCTTACAGTCTCACCCTGATCGATTGCTGAGAACAGACCATCCAGAGGTCCGCCATCCCCGCCGGTTCCCTTTCTCTTCAATTGTCTGAAGGGTTTGAATAAAGATTTCAATGTCCTGAGAAATCTGAGGAATCCCCTCAAAAGGGTCCTGTAGTATTCCCGGAAGGTAGGGTTTTGTCTCTTTCGGAAAAACAGAGGAGCGAAGAGAGGATAGAAGATAAAATAGACGATTAAAAGGGCGATAAAACCGAGTAGAATATATCCCAGTACATCAAATATCTTTCGAATTAACACAAAATCGATTTTCCGGACTTCCCACAACGCCTGTAAATCCTCCAGTCCATCGGGGGACGCATCGGCCTGATCCGGAATCGATAGGGGCACCTCTCCCATTTCCCTTTGCATGGAGAAAGATAAAAGCCAGCGGTAGAACCGGAGCAGGACCTCCGGTCCCGGCCAGGCTCTGTCTCTGAGGAAAAACAATGAGACAAGAAAGGCCGGAACCATAAGGAGAGCTGTCGATCCATGGCCGTTTCGGGTGATATCGCCCTCTGCAAACCCCTCTTTCTCCATTTCCAGCTGATAGAGATGCTTTCGAAGAAAGATGATCATAATTATATCAGCGGTGAACCCCGCTGCCGCCGGCAGTGTCGCGAACCGGGGTAATTCCGCAATCTGCAGACTGATGATCATAGCGGCTTTGAAAAGCAGGAGGGTTATTATTATCACCAGGGATTTACCGATGTGGATATAAGTCAGGCGGACAACACCCGCTACCGGATGGAACCTCAGCGACTGGAAAAGAACAGTCAGATAGGTTTGGATCAAAGCCGCCAGGAGCGGCAGGGCCAGATATAACCTGTAGGGATCGAAGCCTGTGACCAGAAGCGCCGCCAGAAGGGAAAGTATTATAAGGGCGAAAATAATCCTGTCGGTAAAAGCATTTCCCAGATCCTCAAACTCGAAAAGATTGTTCCGGCAGTAGGGATTGAAAAACAGGACTCCGACGAAAATCAGAATTATAAATACGAGTGGATAAATCCAGGGTAAGAGCAGAAAATCCCGGAAGAGAGAATGAAAGAACAGCACCGGTGCCAGCATGGAGAAAAAGGGATAGAAAAAAGAGAGCAGCGTTATGGCGGGGCTGTCGTTCTCCCTGGTCATGAGAAATACTCCTTTCCATATTCGCTGAGAGTGTAGACCCGGCAGAAAGGCGGAACATCAACAGGAAGAGAGCCCCCTGTGGCAATAAGCTGAACTTCGGCCCTGCGGCGGCGGAGGATTTCCATACCGCCGGCAAGCTCCCCTTCCAGTGAGGGAACAAGCAGAGAAATATGAGCGCCCGTTTCAATACCGATTCCCCGGCTCATCATGTAATCGATAATGGATTCCTCTCCCTCCTCATCGGAAAAAGCGACCTGGGCCAGTTCCTCCAGGAGGGTGACGACATGGCCGAATCCCCGTCCGAAGGGGATATAAAGGGGATCAGCCGATCCTCTGACGAGCAGAGAGATTTTCTGCCCCGCTTCTCCATAAGAGAGAATCAG
Above is a window of Spirochaeta isovalerica DNA encoding:
- a CDS encoding sigma-70 family RNA polymerase sigma factor codes for the protein MNTGVKVMYAVAEKANDPLKTYLNQISRFQLLTFNDEQELFAELVSLKNTLAELAEAEKSADVSQTYLSGRKESCHARIKELKDHMVNSNLRLVVSIAKKYQHKGMSLPDLINEGNIGLILALDRFDYTKGFRFSTYATWWIKQEITKALSEKVRSIRLPVYMNNKIKHFKSVFDHLTQDFGREPTMAELSLFMDIPEEKVCELFTCMNDITSLDSVLESDHKSDLLDFLIDDYSSGFVDDFFRKEMCETLNRELASLPERERRIIEMRFGLRGQEPHTLDTAGKELGITRERVRQIQVKTINKLKNSERIGSFFA
- a CDS encoding 3'-5' exonuclease, with product MPAIERLVNLAGSDPGFYILALHSYMESYLKKEAPIDYTETGYGDFGRNIMKLGDYIGQEYEHFNSDLKCFRAIAREHRITNEVRHEFKDFTSAEATQATFLFLQFCRLCRINEGAALAQLEGTLEHWNERRSRKVEIDELRKLKWDIFRSQRENRKLLEQLEQWQAEKSEYDEMLLQMDVLNSQLALYEKKDSAAAERNKKLRDERFKLKEKLRDKEKQLEKYKSIATYSYNLKRMVAYTRTRLDYERSLIRLTNEQKEVLGRIDLESDYLIRGAAGTGKTFLLLESMRKAIIDRNESLWNDGSFVLLAYTKTLVKYNRYITKIMKLDSRTDDMIGTVDAYLNGLLRETGKGVIDYKIMQELCRRHNDQTLFEDWKQLLCEVEDFLYWNGVTREEYIDLAIDRRGMSVPLSTAKRVLVWEIKEKMEEEMLSSGRLSRGFSRSIIESCAEPGGIDTIFVDEAQDLSPQELRILKKTVRKGVILAGDLGQSLYSIQPPYSRSGLKIQGRTSFLRTNFRSTHSIHDLALRFRSGEDGDESSAFRDGPQPELFTAPETAELYTLLTRRIHFLIDVLEYDPENIFILVANSVMEKKVARMVYESGYDTINIKDDAFDFLNSGQIRISPFHSGKGLDMPVVLLFLPRLFPANEESFNGETSEKMLRNLIYVCMTRAMDMLNVFMKDEPDHPVLVDLQNAFEEVNRLSSKDI